The DNA segment TTTGTGGAGGGCAAATACCGTCAGCCTGCCAAGAAGTTGGTACTAGATGGGGTGGATCTGTTCGTCGCGGCGGGGGAGAAGCTGGGAATTATTGGCGGGAATGGGGCGGGTAAATCGACGCTGTTGAAGATAATCTGCGGCATTTTGCAGCCCACCAGCGGTTCTGTGCGAGTATGGGGAAAAATTGCACCTCTGATCGAATTAGAGGCGGGATTCGACCCGGAGATATCGGTGCTGGACAATATAATTTTTTATGGGGTAATGCTGGGGTTTTCGCGACGGCAGATGCGCGATCGCGTAAAATCTATTCTGGCGTTTGCGGAACTGGAGGATTATACTTTAGTACCTGTGAAGGCTTTGTCTTCGGGGATGGTGTCGCGATTGGGATTTGCGATCGCAACCGATGTCGAACCGGATATTTTAATTCTCGATGAAGTGCTATCGGTAGGCGATGGGAGGTTTAAAAATAAGTGCAAACAGCGGCTGCAAAAGTTCTGGGATGCGAATGTTACTGTTTTATTGGTGTCCCACGAACTGGATTTGATCGAGCAAACTTGCGATCGCGTGCTTTGGCTAGACGGAGGACAGGTGAAGTGTATCGGCGAAGCTAAAGAGGTTGTTGATTATTACCGAGATACGGTGAAGCAGTCTGCCAGTCTGGGATAAGCTTTTTCATTTTTCGTGCAAAAAGTCTTGGAAACCCCACCCCCCTAACCCCCTCCCCGCAACAGGGAGGGGGGGAAGGGAAATGATATCAAGTATTGTTTGCTAGTTGAGCTTTAGCTTGTTGCCAAAGATGTTCCAATTCATTCAAAGTGTAATCAGCAAGCGGACGATCAGCTGCTGCCTCCATTTTTATTAAGCGCTGAATAAATCGCTCATTCGTTCCTTGCAAAGCTTCTGAGGGGTCGAGGTCATACCAGCGACCGAGATTGATTATAACAAACAATAAATCGCCCAGTTCTTCCTGCTGTCGTGCTTTTTCTTCATGAGTAAGAGCGTGTTTAAATTCCGCCAATTCTTCGTTAAATTTATCCCAAACGCCATCGACATTTTTCCATTCAAATCCAGCAGCAGCGGCTTTTTGAGATATCTTCATTCCCGCAATTAGGGGCGGCAAAGTTCGGGCGTAGCGACTTAATTTGCGGCTGAGTGGCTGGGGTGCATCGGCGGTTTCCCCTTTTTCCTCGGCTTTGATTTGTTCCCAATTTTGATGTACTTCTTCCGCCGTCTCTACCTGAACATCTCCAAATACATGAGGATGGCGGCGAATTAGTTTTTCTGCGATGCCTTGAGCGACTTTTGTTAAAGTAAATTGCCCATAGTCGCTAGCAATCTGAGCTTGCAGAACTACTTGTAATAGTAAATCTCCGAGTTCTTCTGCGATCGCATTCTCATCCCCACTGCGAATCGCATCCACCACCTCATAAGCTTCCTCAATCACATAGGGAATCAGCGATTGAGGCGTTTGAGCCAAATCCCAAGGACAACCACCGTCAGGCGATCGCAACTTAGCCACCACATCAATCAACCCTTGCAATGCTGCCAAACTAGAAACCTCAGCCATCTTCTTCACTCTTTCCTCTGCGTTCTTGGCGTCTTGGCGGTTCGTTTCTTTAATCTAACTCTAGGAGATTTCCCCTTCTTAGCTTTAGGCAGAATAGCCTTCAATCCACCCTTTTTTAACCTTTTGTAGGCAGAACCACCCCAATCGCTCAGAGAATGACTCATCGCTCCCAATTCTAAACCAATAAACAGAGCAATCCACTCCGTAGGATATTGGATCAAAAAAGCCGTAGCTAAATTAGCAAATATTTGCCAATTTGTGGTATATGCACCCACAAAGTTGGCAAGAAATAACAACAGCCATCCTAGCACCGCTATCCCACAGACGAGATAGAGCGATCGCAACGCCGTGCCGATAATTGGCCCATGAGATAAGAAAGAGCGATGGCGCAAACTTGTTTGGTACGGTATCCATATCCAGCGCAGCCATCCCCAGCGTTGGAACTGGCGGGAGTAGATATCCAGGTCTGGGCCAAACATCAGCCCCCCAAACAAAAACCCGCCTGACACCAGCAAAGTGAGGTTGCCATTCTGGGTTTGGCCGAAGGTAAGGCCTGCCACAAAAGGCAAGCTCCATAAAGTTATGCGATCGTGCGTTCGACCACTTGGCATTTCAAAAAAAGTCTGCTAACATTGATAAATGTCTGCGAAAGCGGGCGGTTAGCTCAGTGGTAGAGCGCCTGCCTTACAAGCAGGTGGCCGTAGGTTCAAATCCTACACCGCCCATCTATACAATAATTAATTAAATGTTAATGGATGCAAAGCGGCGGCATTTTCTCCATTTTCACAGTAATTTGGCACAGGCAACGATTAATCAGGAAATGATATATGTCTTACAGTGATTTTACTTTAGAAACTGTCAAAAAAACATTGAATTTAACTATTTCTACTAGAGAGGATATTTTTCTGCAAGTTGCACCATTACCAGCTAGTGAGTATTTAGAGGAAACCTTAGCTTATAATGTACCTTTTGCTTTAGCCAGTAATACAGAAAAATCTCGCTCCGAGATGATTATTACACCAATTTTATTAGAATTAA comes from the Argonema galeatum A003/A1 genome and includes:
- a CDS encoding metal-binding protein, with the protein product MPSGRTHDRITLWSLPFVAGLTFGQTQNGNLTLLVSGGFLFGGLMFGPDLDIYSRQFQRWGWLRWIWIPYQTSLRHRSFLSHGPIIGTALRSLYLVCGIAVLGWLLLFLANFVGAYTTNWQIFANLATAFLIQYPTEWIALFIGLELGAMSHSLSDWGGSAYKRLKKGGLKAILPKAKKGKSPRVRLKKRTAKTPRTQRKE
- a CDS encoding ABC transporter ATP-binding protein, with product MYAICLEQVSLWRRTQEEFSYDLKRTMLSFVEGKYRQPAKKLVLDGVDLFVAAGEKLGIIGGNGAGKSTLLKIICGILQPTSGSVRVWGKIAPLIELEAGFDPEISVLDNIIFYGVMLGFSRRQMRDRVKSILAFAELEDYTLVPVKALSSGMVSRLGFAIATDVEPDILILDEVLSVGDGRFKNKCKQRLQKFWDANVTVLLVSHELDLIEQTCDRVLWLDGGQVKCIGEAKEVVDYYRDTVKQSASLG
- the mazG gene encoding nucleoside triphosphate pyrophosphohydrolase translates to MAEVSSLAALQGLIDVVAKLRSPDGGCPWDLAQTPQSLIPYVIEEAYEVVDAIRSGDENAIAEELGDLLLQVVLQAQIASDYGQFTLTKVAQGIAEKLIRRHPHVFGDVQVETAEEVHQNWEQIKAEEKGETADAPQPLSRKLSRYARTLPPLIAGMKISQKAAAAGFEWKNVDGVWDKFNEELAEFKHALTHEEKARQQEELGDLLFVIINLGRWYDLDPSEALQGTNERFIQRLIKMEAAADRPLADYTLNELEHLWQQAKAQLANNT